A single window of Pectobacterium parmentieri DNA harbors:
- a CDS encoding cobalamin-independent methionine synthase II family protein, whose protein sequence is MANTLSPFRADIVGSFLRPAAIKQARLQHQAGEIDDAALRNVEDREILRVVEKQREAGLQIVTDGELRRSWWHFDFFADLHGVERYEADHGIQFNGIQTKSHAIRVVDKVSFNPQHPMLDHFRYLNSISGDAVAKMTIPSPSVMHFRGGRKAIDAKVYPDLADYFDDLAQTWRDAIHAFYDAGCRFLQLDDTVWAYLCSDDQKRQIRERGEDPDQLARTYADVLNKALADKPADLVIGLHVCRGNFRSTWISEGGYEPVAEILFGEVNVDAFFLEYDTERAGGFEPLRFVKPGHQQVVLGLITTKNGELEEAEVVQARIAEAAKYVDLSQICLSPQCGFASTEEGNSLTEEQQWNKLKLVVDIANRVW, encoded by the coding sequence ATGGCGAACACTTTATCCCCTTTCCGTGCCGATATCGTCGGCAGTTTTTTACGTCCAGCAGCGATTAAGCAAGCACGCCTTCAGCATCAGGCGGGTGAGATTGATGATGCGGCGCTGCGTAACGTTGAAGATCGTGAGATTCTGCGGGTGGTAGAAAAGCAGCGTGAAGCTGGCTTGCAGATAGTGACGGATGGTGAGTTACGTCGTTCTTGGTGGCACTTTGACTTCTTTGCTGATTTGCACGGCGTAGAGCGCTATGAAGCCGACCACGGTATTCAATTCAACGGCATTCAGACCAAATCCCATGCGATTCGTGTCGTGGATAAAGTGAGTTTTAACCCTCAGCACCCGATGCTCGACCATTTTCGCTACCTGAACAGCATTTCTGGCGATGCCGTCGCTAAAATGACGATTCCTAGCCCTAGCGTGATGCATTTTCGCGGTGGACGAAAAGCGATTGATGCGAAGGTTTACCCCGATCTGGCCGACTACTTCGACGATTTGGCGCAAACCTGGCGCGATGCGATCCACGCATTTTATGACGCAGGCTGCCGCTTCCTGCAATTGGATGACACTGTGTGGGCCTACCTGTGCTCTGACGATCAAAAACGTCAGATCCGTGAGCGTGGCGAAGATCCAGACCAACTGGCTCGAACCTATGCTGATGTCCTGAACAAAGCCTTGGCTGATAAACCAGCCGATCTGGTTATCGGTTTACACGTTTGTCGTGGTAATTTCCGCTCGACCTGGATTTCTGAAGGCGGGTATGAGCCTGTTGCAGAAATTCTGTTTGGTGAAGTGAATGTCGATGCATTCTTCCTGGAATACGATACCGAGCGTGCGGGTGGCTTTGAGCCGCTGCGTTTTGTGAAGCCGGGCCATCAGCAGGTTGTGTTGGGTCTGATCACCACGAAGAACGGTGAGTTGGAAGAGGCTGAAGTGGTGCAGGCTCGTATCGCGGAGGCGGCAAAGTATGTCGATCTCAGCCAGATTTGCCTGAGCCCGCAGTGTGGTTTTGCGTCAACGGAAGAGGGCAATAGCCTGACGGAAGAGCAACAATGGAATAAGTTGAAGCTTGTCGTGGATATTGCTAATCGCGTGTGGTGA
- the sbcD gene encoding exonuclease subunit SbcD: protein MRIIHTADWHLGQYFYTKSRAAEHQAFLHWLIIQVEQHHVDAIIVAGDIFDNGSPPSYAREMYYSFVVELQHTGCQLIILGGNHDSVATLNESRDLLACLNTRVIACASDDPAQQVLLLENRQQQPGALLCAIPYLRPRDVLTSKAGQSGDEKQLALQEAITAHYQQCYQLACQKRDELGLPLPIIATGHLTTIGVTASESVRDIYIGTLDAFPAQAFPPADYIALGHIHRPQRVTKSDHIRYSGSPIPLSFDELGSEKSVCLVSFIPDAPPKIDTLPIPVTQPMQLIKGSLSDIEQQLATFQNYQGDKPVWLDIELNTQDYLSDMQKRIQAMTEHLHVEVLLLRRTREQRLQAITRQDKETLNELSVHDVFERRLATEKDMENGRQQRVRTLFNQVINELENSEPAK, encoded by the coding sequence ATGCGCATTATCCACACCGCCGATTGGCATTTAGGGCAATATTTTTATACCAAAAGTCGCGCCGCTGAACATCAGGCGTTTCTTCACTGGTTGATCATTCAGGTAGAGCAACATCACGTCGATGCCATTATCGTAGCTGGCGATATCTTCGATAACGGCTCGCCCCCCAGCTATGCGCGTGAAATGTATTATAGCTTTGTAGTAGAACTACAGCACACAGGCTGCCAGCTCATCATTCTTGGCGGCAACCACGACTCTGTCGCCACGCTGAACGAGTCGCGAGATTTGCTGGCCTGTCTGAACACGCGGGTGATTGCCTGCGCCAGCGACGATCCAGCCCAGCAAGTGCTTCTGCTGGAAAACCGCCAGCAGCAGCCCGGCGCCCTGCTCTGCGCCATTCCCTATTTGCGCCCACGTGATGTGCTAACCAGCAAAGCCGGACAATCCGGTGATGAAAAACAGCTAGCACTACAGGAAGCGATTACCGCGCATTATCAGCAGTGTTATCAACTGGCTTGCCAGAAGCGAGACGAGCTTGGTCTGCCGCTACCGATTATTGCAACCGGGCATCTGACGACGATTGGCGTAACCGCCTCGGAATCCGTGCGCGATATCTATATTGGCACCCTCGATGCTTTCCCTGCTCAGGCTTTCCCGCCTGCGGATTATATCGCTTTGGGGCATATTCACCGCCCGCAGCGCGTGACTAAAAGTGATCACATTCGCTATAGCGGCTCCCCAATCCCACTGAGTTTTGATGAACTCGGCAGCGAAAAATCCGTTTGTCTGGTCAGCTTTATACCCGATGCACCGCCGAAGATAGACACGCTGCCTATTCCCGTGACTCAACCGATGCAGTTGATTAAAGGCAGCCTGAGCGATATTGAACAGCAACTGGCCACCTTCCAGAACTATCAGGGCGATAAACCCGTGTGGTTGGATATCGAGCTCAACACGCAGGATTATCTGAGCGACATGCAAAAACGCATTCAGGCGATGACAGAACACCTGCACGTTGAGGTACTCCTGCTACGCCGCACGCGCGAACAGCGTTTGCAGGCTATTACCCGGCAGGACAAGGAAACGCTGAACGAATTGAGCGTACATGACGTTTTTGAACGTCGTCTGGCAACGGAAAAAGACATGGAAAACGGTCGCCAACAGCGCGTTCGCACGCTGTTTAATCAGGTTATTAATGAACTAGAAAATAGCGAACCTGCCAAATGA
- the phoB gene encoding phosphate response regulator transcription factor PhoB, with amino-acid sequence MAKRILVVEDEAPIREMVCFVLEQNGYQPVEAEDYDSAVTQLSEPFPELVLLDWMLPGGSGLQFIKHMKREALTRDIPVMMLTARGEEEDRVRGLEVGADDYITKPFSPKELVARIKAVMRRISPMAVEEVIEMRGLSLDPSSHRVTTEEHALDMGPTEFKLLHFFMTHPERVYSREQLLNHVWGTNVYVEDRTVDVHIRRLRKALETSGHDKMVQTVRGTGYRFSTRY; translated from the coding sequence ATGGCAAAACGCATATTAGTCGTGGAAGATGAAGCACCAATTCGTGAAATGGTTTGCTTTGTACTGGAACAAAATGGGTATCAACCAGTGGAAGCCGAAGATTATGACAGTGCGGTAACGCAATTGTCGGAACCGTTCCCAGAGCTGGTGTTATTGGACTGGATGCTGCCAGGAGGATCGGGCCTGCAATTCATCAAGCATATGAAGCGCGAGGCGCTGACGCGTGATATTCCGGTAATGATGTTGACCGCGCGTGGCGAAGAAGAAGACCGCGTGCGCGGGCTTGAAGTGGGAGCGGATGATTACATTACCAAGCCGTTTTCACCTAAGGAGCTGGTGGCGCGAATTAAAGCTGTGATGCGCCGAATTTCACCGATGGCAGTGGAAGAAGTGATTGAAATGCGTGGTCTGAGTCTCGATCCTTCCTCTCATCGCGTGACAACTGAAGAGCACGCGCTGGATATGGGGCCGACGGAATTTAAACTGCTGCATTTCTTTATGACACATCCTGAACGTGTTTATAGCCGGGAACAGTTGCTGAATCACGTGTGGGGCACTAACGTTTATGTTGAGGATCGTACTGTCGACGTCCATATTCGTCGCCTGCGTAAAGCGCTGGAAACCAGCGGACATGACAAAATGGTGCAAACCGTTCGGGGAACGGGCTACCGTTTTTCAACGCGTTACTGA
- a CDS encoding PstS family phosphate ABC transporter substrate-binding protein, with translation MISAIHIAGAFLLLLSAFCSAQPRQMLAGNLSSAGSDTLANLMAFWAADFSQHYPNVNLQIQAAGSSSAPTSLASGAAQLGPMSRAMKASEIEAFVQHYGYPPLAVPVAMDALVVLVNQDNPLSGLNVSQLDAIFSITQRCGNHQPIKQWGDLGLRGSWEKRTLLRYGRNSASGTYGFFKQKALCRGDFLPQVNELPGSASVVQAVAASTDAIGYASVGFRTSGVKMLPLAAQGTDYISPSTENIRSGLYPYTRYLYIYVNKAPGQPLEALTAAFLARVLSETGQSLVNQDGYLPLPEATRRQARQQIGLPE, from the coding sequence ATGATATCCGCCATACATATTGCGGGCGCTTTTTTACTGCTGCTTAGTGCGTTTTGCTCCGCGCAGCCTCGTCAGATGCTGGCAGGTAACCTCTCCAGCGCGGGGTCGGATACGCTGGCTAACCTGATGGCCTTTTGGGCGGCGGATTTCAGCCAGCATTATCCGAACGTGAATTTACAGATTCAGGCTGCCGGTTCATCGTCTGCGCCGACGTCTCTGGCGTCGGGTGCCGCGCAACTTGGGCCGATGAGCAGGGCAATGAAGGCCAGCGAAATTGAGGCGTTTGTTCAGCACTACGGTTACCCACCGCTGGCGGTGCCGGTGGCGATGGATGCGCTCGTCGTGTTGGTAAATCAGGATAACCCTCTGTCTGGGCTGAACGTGTCACAGTTGGACGCCATTTTTTCGATTACGCAACGCTGTGGTAACCACCAGCCGATAAAACAGTGGGGTGACCTCGGCTTACGCGGTAGTTGGGAGAAACGGACGTTACTGCGCTATGGGCGGAACTCTGCTTCGGGAACCTATGGGTTCTTTAAACAAAAAGCACTATGCCGCGGTGACTTCCTTCCTCAAGTTAATGAATTACCCGGTTCGGCATCCGTTGTGCAGGCGGTTGCAGCATCAACGGATGCGATTGGTTATGCCAGCGTGGGCTTTCGTACCAGCGGTGTGAAGATGTTGCCGTTAGCCGCACAAGGCACCGACTACATTTCCCCCTCGACTGAAAATATCCGCAGCGGTTTATATCCCTACACTCGTTATCTCTACATCTATGTCAACAAAGCGCCCGGACAACCGCTGGAAGCGCTGACGGCGGCATTTTTGGCACGCGTGCTGTCCGAAACGGGACAATCGCTGGTGAATCAAGATGGCTATCTGCCGCTGCCGGAAGCAACGCGTCGTCAGGCGCGCCAGCAGATTGGTCTGCCTGAATAA
- the brnQ gene encoding branched-chain amino acid transport system II carrier protein, with product MSHRLTSKDIVALGFMTFALFVGAGNIIFPPMVGLQAGEHVWTAAIGFLLTAVGLPVLTVIALARVGGGVDALSSPIGKKAGVVLATVCYLAVGPLFATPRTATVSFEVGLAPLVGNGASPLLIYSLIYFAIVIAISLYPGKLLDTVGHVLAPLKIIALAVLGIAAVLWPAGTPIPATEAYEHLPFSNGFVNGYLTMDTLGAMVFGIVIVNAARSRGVTSSVLLTRYTVWAGLIAGIGLTLVYLSLFQLGSVSGELVPQALNGAEILHAYVQHTFGNMGSSFLALLIFIACLVTAVGLTCACAEFFAQYLPLSYRTLVFVLGTFSMVVSNLGLSHLIQLSIPVLTAIYPPCIILVLLSFTLRWWNSASRIVAPVMLVSLLFGMIDGIKSSAFKSLLPEWSLNLPLSEQGLAWLPPSLLVLLIAVIYDRLCGRQEVTVHQ from the coding sequence ATGAGCCATCGTTTAACTTCCAAAGATATTGTGGCATTAGGTTTTATGACCTTTGCTTTATTCGTGGGGGCAGGAAATATCATTTTCCCGCCTATGGTGGGATTGCAGGCAGGAGAGCACGTTTGGACTGCGGCAATCGGCTTCCTGCTGACGGCGGTTGGCCTACCTGTGCTGACCGTCATCGCGCTTGCTCGGGTTGGTGGCGGCGTCGATGCGTTAAGCTCGCCGATTGGTAAAAAGGCCGGTGTGGTCTTGGCTACCGTGTGCTACCTGGCTGTTGGGCCACTGTTCGCGACGCCGCGTACGGCAACCGTTTCGTTTGAAGTCGGTTTGGCGCCTTTGGTTGGTAATGGCGCGTCCCCTCTGCTGATTTATAGCCTGATTTATTTTGCTATCGTCATCGCGATTTCTCTGTATCCGGGCAAACTGCTGGATACGGTCGGCCATGTGCTGGCGCCGTTGAAGATCATTGCTCTGGCAGTATTGGGTATTGCCGCAGTGCTGTGGCCTGCGGGGACACCGATCCCTGCGACAGAAGCGTATGAGCATCTGCCGTTCTCCAATGGCTTTGTTAACGGCTATCTGACGATGGATACGCTGGGCGCGATGGTCTTTGGTATCGTAATTGTCAATGCGGCACGCTCACGTGGGGTGACAAGCTCAGTGCTGCTGACGCGTTACACCGTATGGGCTGGGTTAATCGCGGGCATCGGCCTGACGTTGGTCTATTTGAGCCTGTTCCAGCTTGGTTCTGTCAGTGGTGAACTGGTGCCGCAGGCACTGAATGGGGCAGAGATTCTCCATGCTTATGTGCAACACACGTTCGGTAACATGGGAAGCAGCTTCCTGGCGTTGTTAATCTTTATCGCGTGTCTGGTGACGGCGGTGGGTTTAACCTGTGCATGTGCTGAATTCTTTGCGCAATATCTGCCGTTGTCCTATCGCACGTTGGTATTTGTGCTGGGAACGTTCTCGATGGTGGTGTCCAATCTTGGCTTGAGCCACCTGATTCAACTTTCTATTCCAGTGCTGACAGCGATTTATCCGCCTTGTATCATTCTGGTTTTACTGAGCTTTACGCTCCGTTGGTGGAATAGCGCTTCACGTATTGTGGCACCCGTCATGTTAGTCAGCCTGTTATTTGGCATGATTGATGGTATAAAATCATCGGCTTTCAAGTCGCTGTTGCCAGAGTGGAGCCTCAATTTGCCACTGAGTGAGCAAGGATTGGCCTGGTTGCCACCGTCGCTGCTGGTTTTACTGATTGCAGTGATTTACGACAGACTGTGTGGTCGTCAGGAAGTTACGGTACATCAATAA
- the phoR gene encoding phosphate regulon sensor histidine kinase PhoR, giving the protein MLERLSWKRLALELAFFCLPALLLGLIFGYLPWFLLVAVLGLLCWNFYNQLKLSYWLWVDRSMTPPPGRWSWEPLFYGLYQMQLRNRRRRRELALLIKRFRSGAESLPDAVVITTEEGTIFWCNHLAQHLLNFRWPEDNGQNILNLLRYPEFTNYMKGQDFSRPLTLQLNNSHHVEFRVMPYSEGQLLMVVRDITQMHQLEGARRNFFANVSHELRTPLTVLQGYLEMMQEETLDAALRGKALNTMQEQTRRMDGLVKQLLTLSRIEAATAIDLNEKVDIPLMLRVLQREAQTLSQGRHEIVFRVNENLRVFGNEEQLRSAVSNLVYNAVNHTPEGTRIEVCWQKIPQGAQFQVSDNGPGIAAEHLPRLTERFYRVDKARSRQTGGSGLGLAIVKHALSHHDSRLEIMSEDGLGSRFVFTLPNRLIVPTSLAENMAKPSA; this is encoded by the coding sequence GTGCTAGAACGTTTATCCTGGAAAAGGCTGGCATTGGAGCTGGCTTTTTTTTGTTTGCCTGCTTTATTGCTGGGGCTGATTTTTGGCTATCTGCCCTGGTTTTTGCTGGTCGCCGTATTAGGCTTACTCTGCTGGAATTTTTATAACCAGCTTAAACTTTCTTATTGGCTGTGGGTTGACCGCAGCATGACGCCACCGCCCGGTCGCTGGAGCTGGGAGCCGCTGTTTTACGGGCTCTATCAGATGCAGTTGCGTAATCGACGCCGACGCCGGGAGCTGGCGCTCCTGATCAAACGGTTTCGCAGCGGTGCTGAATCCTTGCCGGATGCGGTGGTGATCACCACAGAAGAGGGAACGATCTTCTGGTGTAATCACCTGGCGCAGCACCTGCTTAATTTCCGTTGGCCGGAGGATAACGGTCAGAATATCCTCAACTTATTGCGCTATCCTGAATTCACTAATTACATGAAAGGGCAAGACTTTAGCCGTCCTCTCACGTTGCAGTTGAATAATTCTCACCATGTTGAATTCCGCGTGATGCCGTATTCCGAAGGGCAACTGCTGATGGTGGTGCGTGATATTACGCAAATGCACCAGCTCGAAGGCGCGAGACGTAACTTTTTTGCCAATGTGAGCCATGAGTTGCGTACCCCGTTGACGGTGTTGCAGGGCTATCTGGAAATGATGCAGGAAGAAACGCTGGATGCGGCGCTACGCGGGAAGGCGTTGAATACCATGCAGGAACAGACCCGGCGCATGGACGGGTTGGTCAAACAGTTGCTTACCCTGTCCCGGATTGAAGCGGCGACGGCAATCGATTTGAATGAAAAAGTCGATATTCCGTTGATGCTACGCGTATTGCAGCGTGAAGCGCAGACCTTGAGCCAGGGGCGTCATGAGATCGTCTTTCGTGTGAATGAAAACCTCCGGGTGTTTGGTAACGAAGAACAACTGCGCAGCGCGGTATCCAATCTGGTGTATAACGCGGTCAACCATACGCCAGAGGGAACGCGTATCGAGGTCTGTTGGCAGAAGATCCCACAGGGGGCGCAATTTCAGGTCAGCGATAACGGGCCGGGGATTGCAGCCGAGCACTTGCCACGCCTGACTGAACGTTTTTATCGCGTGGATAAGGCGCGTTCGCGACAGACGGGAGGCAGCGGGCTGGGGCTGGCGATAGTTAAGCACGCGCTCAGCCATCATGATTCCCGCTTGGAGATCATGAGTGAGGACGGTCTGGGATCGCGTTTTGTCTTTACGTTGCCAAATCGGTTGATTGTCCCTACCTCTCTGGCTGAAAATATGGCGAAACCTTCGGCCTGA